The Streptomyces cathayae DNA segment TCTCCGCGACGATGGAGAACGAGATCAAGACCCTCGTCGACCGGTACCTGAAGGACCCGGTCAGCCACGAGGTCGACGCCGCCCAGGGTGCCGTCACGACCATGTCGCACCACATCCTGGTCGTGAAGCCGAAGGACAAGGCGCCGGTCACCGCGGCCATCGCCTCCCGCAAGGGCCGCACCATCATCTTCGTCCGCACCCAGCTGGGCGCGGACCGCATCGCCGACCAGCTGCGCGAGGCGGGCGCGAAGGCCGACGCGCTGCACGGCGGCATGACGCAGGGCGCGCGGACGCGGACGCTGGCCGACTTCAAGGACGGCTACGTCAACGTCCTGGTCGCCACGGACGTCGCCGCACGCGGTATCCACGTCGACGGCATCGACCTGGTGCTGAACGTCGACCCGGCCGGCGACCACAAGGACTACCTGCACCGGGCCGGTCGCACGGCGCGCGCGGGCCGTACCGGCACCGTGGTCTCCCTCTCGCTGCCGCACCAGCGGCGCCAGATCTTCCGTCTGATGGAGGACGCGGGCGTGGACGCCACGCGCCACATCATCCAGGGCGGCGCGGCCTTCGACCCGGAGCTCGCCGAGATCACCGGTGCCCGGTCGATGACCGAGGTCCAGGCGGAGTCGGCGGGCAAGGCGGCGCAGCAGGCCGAGCGCGAGGCCGCCCAGCTCACCAAGGAACTGGAGCGGGCGCAGCGCCGGGCCTCCGAACTGCGGGAGGAGGCGGACCGGCTGGTCGCCAGGGCCGCCCGCGAGCGGGGCGAGGACCCGGAGACGGCGGTGGCCGAGGCGGCCACCGAGACGGCGGTCCAGGCCCAGACCGAGGTCTCGCTGCCGGAGCAGCCGACCGCGCGTGACACGGAGCGCTTCGAGCGCCCCGAGCGCCGGGACGGTTTCCGCCGTGACGACCGGGGTGACCGCGGCGACCGCGGCGGTCGTTCCTTCGAACGCCGTGACGACCGCGGCGGGTTCAACCGTGACCGCGACAGGGACCGTGACCGCGACCGTGGCGGCTTCCGCCGTGACGACCGGGGTGACCGCGGCGACCGCGGCGAGCGCGGCGGCCGTTCCTTCGAACGCCGTGACGGCGACCGTGGCGGCTTCCGCCGTGACGACCGCGGTGACCGCAACGGTTTCCGTCGCGACGACCGGGGCGACCGCGGTGAGCGCGGTGACCGTGGCGGCTTCCGCCGTGACGACCGGGGCGAGCGCGGCGACCGTTCCTTCGACCGTGACCGCGGTGGCCGTTCCTTCGAACGCCGCGACGACCGCGGCGGGTTCAACCGCGACGGCGACCGTGACCGTGGCGGCTTCCGCCGTGACGAGCGTGGCGGCCACCGCGGCAGCGACCGTCCGTTCAACCGTGACCGCCAGGGCGACCGCCCCGGCTTCCGTTCCGGCGCCTCCCACGACCGCCCCTACGGCCGCCGTGACGACCACCGCGGTGGCGGCTCCGTCGGCCGTCGCGAGGACAAGCCGCGCTGGAAGCGCAACGGCTGACCCCGGCGCACCGGACCACCCGGGAGGGCCCGCACGACACCCGTCGTGCGGGCCCTCCCGCGTTTTCTCCGGGACACGTCCGGGTCCTCCTCACCGATACCCGATCAAAGACGCGCCCACATCCCGCTATGCTCGTGGGGGCAACATCGCCGAGGGCCCTTAGCTCAATTGGCAGAGCAGTGGACTTTTAATCCATTGGTTGTGGGTTCGAGTCCCACAGGGCCTACCGGTTGCAGGGGAGGGACCGCCCTCTTCGACCTGCTCTTCGGCGTCCGGGTCGGCTTCGGCCGACCCGGACGCCGTTTCGTTGTCCCGTGGCCGGGCCCCCTGCGCCCGCATCAGTGTGTCGTGGCGTGGTGCGGGTTCGTTCAGGCGCGGGAGATGGACTGTTCGATGAGGTCCACGGTGGCGCGGGGGTTCTCGACCTCGAGGACGAGCCGGTCGTAGTGCTCGGCGTCGGCGAGTTCGATGACGACTGCCTTCTCCGGGTTCTTCACGTCCCAGAACAGACGTTCACCGTTGCGGCGGAAGCGGCCCGCGGTGATCAGTCCGGGGAAGTAGGAGCCGCCGACGCGGACGCCCTTGGGTTCGCGGGCCATACCGGGGTCGTGGGTGGCGCCGCGTACGTGGGCGAGGGGGATCTCCAGGCGGCTCTTGAGGGTCCAGAGCTTGTCGAGGCCCTGGAACTCGGCGGTCAGTATGCCGCGTTCGCGGTCGATGGAGATCAGGGCCATGTCAGTACTCCTTGGGAGTGGTGGTCGGCAGGGCGCGCAGGCGCAGGCGGGAACCGAGGACGGTGGAGGCGAGTTGGGGGGCGGCGTCACCGTGGGAGGGGCGCAGGGCCTCCTCCAGTGCCGTGATCCCCTCCGCCACCAGTGCGGCGACCTCCGGGTCGTGGGGGGCGCGTTCGGCGGCGGCGAGGAGGAGGAGCCCGGCGGCCGGACCGTTGTCGTACGAGGCGGTGGCGGTGGTCAGTGCCTGCGCCGGGTCGGTGAGGGTGGCGATGGCCGCGGTGACCGGGTGGATCTCGTGGTCGAGGTGCCGGCGGAGCGCGGTCAGGTGCAGGCTCCGTTTCGAGCCGAAGACCTTGTAGAGGCTGCCCCGGTGGATGCCGGTGGCGGTGACCAGGTCGTCCACCGAGGTGCCCTCGAAGCCGTGGGTGGCGAAGAGGGCGGCTGCGGTGCTGACGGCCTGGTCGGTGTCGAAGGCGCGTGGTCGTCCCATGGCCAAGACGGTACGGGGTATGAGAACGATCGGTCAAGAACAAGCGTTCTTGAATCGGGTCGCCTTGACCCGCAAGGCCGCGGGCGGTCAGGCCGGGCGGCCGTCCTCGGGATCCGTCCGGAGGGTGAGGCGGTGGTAGGCCGCGCGGGCGTGGGCCAGCCGGGACGCGGTCGTGCCGACGAGGGCGGCGGTGAGCAGGCAGCCGAGCAAGAACGTGTCCCTGGGTCCGGCCCAGGTGAGGGTGCCGGTGGGCGGTGTCGCGAAGCCGTTGAGGAACAGCCAGCACAGGACGGCGGTACCGGGGGCCGCGGTGAACCGTGCGCACCCGCCGAGGACGGCGGCGAGCAGGGACAGGGCCGCCAGGAAGAGCCCGGGACGGTGCGGGCCCACGACCGTGTGGAGGAGGGTCATCAGGGCCAGTGCACCGCCGAAGGCGCCCGCCCATATCAGCGGAGTGGTGACGGGCCGGGGGACCGGCCGCGGGCCGGTGTCGACGGTGACCCACTCGATCATGCCGGGGGCCTTGGTGGTCATGTTGCCGCTTCCGTGGAGTGCCTCCCGAGCTTGCCGGGCTGATTTTCGCACCTCTGACGTCGCGAACGGGCCGTCCGTATCGGCCGCTGATCGTGACCCCGTCCGTACCGTCGTGTGTGGTCAGCCGCTCGCATGGGCCGGTTCCGTCTGGTCGACCGGCGCGGCGGTGCTCTGCCGCTCGTCCGGCTTGCGGCGGGTGAGGCGGCCGGCCAGCGGTTCGGTCCAGCGGGCGGTGAGGGGGCCGAGGACGACCAGGATCAGGACGTACGCCGTGGCCAGCGGGCCGATCCGCGGTTCCGTGCCGACGGCGAGACCGGCGATGACGATCGAGAACTCGCCGCGCGCCACCAACGTGCCCCCGGCCCGCCAGCGGCCCTTGGCCGGGATGCCCGCCCGCCGGGCGGCGAACCAGCCGGTGGCGATCTTCGTCAGCATGGTGACGACGGCCAGCGCGAGCGCCGGGAGCAGCACCGGCGGGATGTCCGCCGGGTCGGTGTGCAGCCCGAAGAAGACGAAGAACACCGCCGCGAACAGGTCCCGCAGCGGGGACAGCAGACCGTGCGCGCCCTCGGCGACCTCCTTGGACAGCGCGATGCCGACCAGGAACGCGCCCACCGCCGCCGACACCTGGAGGTGCTGGGCGACGCCCGCGACCAGCAGGGTCAGCCCCAGTACCACCAGCAGCAGCATCTCGGCGTTGTCGGAGGAGACCGCGCGGCTGACGACGCGTCCGTGACGCAGGGCGATGTAGAGGACGGCGCCGACGGTGCCCAGGGAGATCAGCAGCGTGACGCTGCCGCCCGCGAGGCTCACCCCGGCCAGCAGGGCGGTGAGGATCGGCAGGTAGACGGCCATGGCGAGGTCCTCCAGGACCAGTACGCCGAGCACGACCGGTGTTTCGCGGTTGCCCAGCCGCCCGAGGTCGCCGAGCACTTTGGCGATGACCCCGGAGGAGGAGATCCAGGTGACGCCGGCGAGGGCGACGGCGGCGACCGGGCCCCAGCCCAGCATCAGCGCGGCGACGGCGCCGGGGGCGGCGTTGAGGACGAAGTCGACCGCGCCCGACGGGTACTGGGTCTTGAGGGTGGTGACGAGGTCCGACGCGCTGTACTCCAGCCCGAGCATGAGCAGCAGCAGGATGACACCGATCTCGGCGCCGGTGGCGACGAACTCCTCGCTGGCCTGCAGCGGCAGGATCCCGCCATGGCCGAAGGCGAGCCCGGCGAGCAGGTAGAGCGGTATGGGGGAGAAGCCCACCCGTCCGGCGAGACGGCCCAGCAGCCCGAGAGCGAGGATGATCGCTCCGAGTTCGACGAGCAAGGCGGTGGTGTTGTGCACGGGCGGCTGACCTCCGTGGATCGGTTCGGTGGCGGCGTCTGTGCCTGAGAGCTGGGGCTCGCTGGGCGGGAGGGCGGACCCCAGGAGTCGGGAGCCGGGGAACCAGGTGCCGGGGTGTGGTGCTGCGGGAGTCGACTGTCGGGTGTCGGGTGTTGTGTGGAGGGGGAGCGTCCGGTGTGTCCCCTGCGGGGCGGGTCGTCCCCTACGGGGTGAGGGGCCGGGGCCGCGGGCCCAGGGCAGGGTGAGCGGAGACGGCGTGGGACGGGCGCTAGGGCCAGAAGAGGGTGCCGCCGGTATCGGGAACGGCGTCGCGGGCGGCGTTGTCGACACGCACGGGGATCACTCGACCCATGTCACGCCCCCGTTCTTCTCTTCTCGTCGTCGGCCCAACCGGTCGTCAGCGCTCGGCGCTCGACGGGCGATGACGAGCAGCCGACGCTCAGCGCTCGACGTTCGACGGTCAACGCTCGACGAAGGAGCGGAACGCCGGTCAACGGAGCGTAAGCGCTTGGTAAAGATTTTAGCGCACCCCAAACCGGGGTGCGCTATGAGAAAAGCCGCTCAACGTGACGAAACGGCGGCCGTGAATCGTGTCTGAAGACGGGTTCGAGCCGTATCAGCGAGCCGAGTTCCGGTATCGGCTGCCCCTCCGGGGCGGGTAGGGGTCGAACAGCTGAACGCCGATTCCGCTGAGGACCAGACCGGTCGCGATGAGCAGCCCGTGGGGCATGACCAGACCGATGAACAGCAGGACCACGCCGATGCCCAGTACCCACCAAGCGCGCGTGTACCGGTACTCGCGCGGCTTGGCAGGCCGGCCGCTGGACAGGGATCGCGCGAAGTGCGGGTCGTCCTGCTCGATTCGGGCCGCGAGATCGACGAGGCGCTGGTCGTCGGACTGGGGCACGTCTCCTCCTTCCCGAGCGGTGGCAGCACGGGGAGACCTCCGACCGCCACCTGAAAAACGCCTCCGGGCGTCGGTTCCATGACACCGACGCCGGGGGCGAGAAAGTGAGCCGTCGGCCCGTGAACGAGGGCCGACACAGGGGAGCTTGCCCGGGTGCCGAGGTCATCACCCGCCCGGTGCGGGCGGTTCGGCGGGGTCGGGCCCGCGTCCACTTCAAGGATCGCCCGCCGGGCGCCTCGGGACCATCGGGTCCGACCCTCATCTTTGTGGGGGGCGATGATGTAGGTGGGACTCCCGGGCACCCACGGACCCGTGAAAAAATGGGGGTCGGCACGGATGGCGCACAGCCGGAACAGCGTTCACGCTGGGTCGTGGCGCCCCACATGTCCGCGCCCCCGGCACCGACGGGCCGCCGGAACGCTCCCGCCGCACCGGGAGCCTACGGCAGACAGTACGGCAGACGGCGCACGGCGAGCAGGGGTGAGGAGGCGGTACTGAGTGCCACTGTTCTGGCGGATCTTCTTGCTGAACGCCGTCGTGCTGATCACGGCCACCGCCCTGCTGCTCGGACCGGTCACCGTCTCCACCCCGGTCCTGCTCACCGAGGCCGCCGTACTCACCGTGGGGCTGGCCGCCATGCTCTTCGCCAACGCGCTGCTGGTGCGCGTCGGCCTCGCCCCGCTGCAGCGCGTCACCCGCGCCATGTCCACCACCGACCTGCTCCGCCCGGGGCAGCGCCCCGAGGTCGCCGGGCGCGGGGAGATCGCCGAGCTGATCAGCACGTACAACACGATGCTCGACCGGCTGGAGGACGAACGCGCCACGAGCAGCGCCCGTGCCCTCTCCGCGCAGGAGGACGAACGCCGCCGCATCGCCCAGGAACTGCACGACGAGGTAGGCCAGAGCCTCACCGCCGTCCTGCTCCAGCTCAAGCGGGTCGCCGACCACGCCCCGGTGGAGCTGCGCGAGGAGCTGAGCCTGGTGCAGGAGACCACCCGGAGCAGCCTGGACGAGATCCGGCGCATCGCCCGCCGGCTGCGCCCCGGTGTCCTGGACGAACTCGGGCTCGCCAGCGCCCTCAAGGCCCTCACCACCGAGTTCGGCGCCTCCACCGGCCTGATGGTCCAGCACCGCCTCGACCCCGACCTGCCCGACCTGGGGCCGGAGGCCGAACTGGTTCTCTACCGGGTGGCCCAGGAAGGGCTCACCAACATAGCCCGGCACGCGCAGGCACGTCGCGCGGAGGTCTCCCTGCGCCGCACCCCCGCCGGAGTCGACCTCCAGGTCCGGGACGACGGCCACGGCATCGGTGCCGCGGCCGAGGGCGCCGGTATCCGGGGGATGCGTGAACGGGCCCTGCTCGTCGGCGCCGACCTCGATGTGGGTCCCGCTCCCGGCGGCGGGACCCGGGTGCGCCTCGCCGTACCCGTACCCGTACGGGGTCCCGCACCCGTGCGGGCCGTGCCGACCGTGACCGCCGCTCCCGACCGGAAACGCTGAACATGACCGACCCGGCCCCCGCCCGCACCCCCACCGGCCCCGCCGAGGGCCCGCCGCCCACCCGCATCCTCCTCGCCGACGACCACGCGCTGGTCCGCCGGGGCGTACGCCTCATCCTCGACGGCGAACCGGACCTGACGGTCGTCGCCGAGGCAGACAACGGGGCCGAAGCCATCGAGCAGGCCCGCGCCCACGAACCCGACCTGGCCATCCTCGACATCGCCATGCCCCGTCTGACCGGCCTCCAGGCGGCCCGTGAGCTCTCCCGCACCCTCCCGCAGACGCGGATCCTCATCCTGACCATGTACGACAACGAGCAGTTCTTCTTCGAGGCGCTCGGTGCCGGCGCCTCCGGATACGTCCTCAAGTCCGTCGCCGACCGAGACCTGGTGGAGGCCTGCCGGGCCACCATGCGGGGCGAGCCGTTCCTCTACCCGGGCGCCGTCAACGCCCTCATCCGCAACTACCTCGAACTCGCCCGGGACGGCCGGAGCCTGCCCGCCAAGGCCATCACGGACCGGGAGGAGGAGATCCTCAAACTGGTCGCCGAGGGGCACACCTCGCAGCAGATCGCCGACCTCCTCGTCATCAGTCCCAAGACCGTGGAGCGCCACCGCGCCAATCTGCTGGCCAAACTCGACCTGAAGGACCGGCTGGAACTCACCCGGTACGCCATCCGGGTCGGTCTGATCGAGCCCTGACCGCCACCGGCGTCGACACCCGGGTGCCCGGACCGCCACCGGCGTCGGCCCGGGCGCCCGGACCGGCCCTACCGCTCGGCCTCGGCCGGCAGGGGCTCCACCTCCCGGTCGCGCCCGGTGTCCAGGTCGGGTGCGGGCCCGTCCTCCGGAGCGCCGGGCGCGGGCCCGTGGCCCGGGGCGTCGGGTGGGGGCCCATGATCCGGGGCGTCGGGTGGGGGCCCGTGGTCGGAGCGCCGTGCCTGTACGGCACGCAGGGCGCGCGAGCAGGTCGGCCCGTCCGGCGAGCACCGGGCCGAGGACGGCGAGGACGAGCACGTACCCGGCGATGAACGCGGTGAGCCGGCCGTCCAGCCCCGCGCCGGTGGCCATGGCGGCCAGGATCAGCGCGAACTCACCACGGGCGAGGAGTACGGTCGCGCTGTCGGCGTCGATGGGGGCTCTTCGCCAGACGGGGCTGCGGCCGGTGCGGCACGGGGCGGGGGGCCGGGATTTTCGTCGCCTCTGTCCCATCTTCTCGCGTTGTTTCCACGGTGCTTCCACGCTCACGGCCGCCCCCGCGCGACGACCGTCCGTGGTACCACCCACACAAGAGGGGGGACGACCCTCATAGGGGTCCGCCCGGTCCCACGATCCGGTTGTCAGACTTGAATCAGTTCAGCGATCCGCAGTTCCCGCAGTTTCCGAATCCCCTGTCCTTCCAGGAGCGCGTCGATGCCCCACCCGTACGTCCTGCTGTCCGCCGCCGTCTCCCTGGACGGCTACCTCGACGACACCGGCCCCGAGCGGCTGCTGCTGTCCGGCCCGGCCGACTTCGACCGGGTCGACGAGGTACGGGCGTCGGTCGACGCGATCCTGATCGGCGCCGGCACGATCCGCGCCGACAACCCCCGCCTGCTGGTCAACTCGCCCGAGCGGCGGGCCGCCCGGGTCGCCGAGGGCCGGTCCGCGTACCCGCTGAAGGTCAGCGTCAGCGGCTCCGGCGACCTGGACCCGGCGGCGCGGTTCTGGCACACCGGCGGCGAGAAGGTCCTCTACACGACCGACGAGGGTGCCGAACGCGCCCGCGCGCACGGCCTCGCCACCGACGTCGTACCGCTCGGCGCCGCACTCGACTGGCGGCGGCTCCTCACGCACCTGTACGACGTGTACGGCGTCCGGCGGCTCATGGTGGAGGGCGGCGGCCTGATCCACACCCAGCTCCTCACCCAGGGCCTCGCCGACGAGCTCCAGTTGGTCCTCGCCCCGCTCTTCGTCGGCGACCCGGACGCCGCCCGCCTCTTCGGCCCCGGTGCCTACCAGGGCGGTCGGCTGCGGCTGCTGGAGACCCGCCAGGTCGGCGACGTCGTTCTCATGCGCTACGAGCCCACCGCCCCCGGCGCCGGCCCGCTCCCCGTCGCCGCCGACCACCACTGGCTGGCCCTCGCCTGTGAACTGGCGGCTCAGTGCCCGCCGTCGGAGACGGCCTTCAGCGTGGGCGCGGTGGTGG contains these protein-coding regions:
- a CDS encoding response regulator transcription factor, whose translation is MTDPAPARTPTGPAEGPPPTRILLADDHALVRRGVRLILDGEPDLTVVAEADNGAEAIEQARAHEPDLAILDIAMPRLTGLQAARELSRTLPQTRILILTMYDNEQFFFEALGAGASGYVLKSVADRDLVEACRATMRGEPFLYPGAVNALIRNYLELARDGRSLPAKAITDREEEILKLVAEGHTSQQIADLLVISPKTVERHRANLLAKLDLKDRLELTRYAIRVGLIEP
- a CDS encoding DEAD/DEAH box helicase yields the protein MPIASTDHVVVPETPVTPEDTRNSVDTDITAVITDVVADTVTDVTDDSDTTDTADTPELTFADLGLPEGVVRKLTQNGVTSPFPIQAATIPDALAGKDILGRGRTGSGKTLSFGLPTLTTLAGGRTEKHKPRAVILTPTRELAMQVADALQPYGDVVGLRMKVVCGGTSMSNQIYALERGVDILVATPGRLRDLINRGACSLANVQIAVLDEADQMSDLGFLPEVTELLDQVPAGGQRMLFSATMENEIKTLVDRYLKDPVSHEVDAAQGAVTTMSHHILVVKPKDKAPVTAAIASRKGRTIIFVRTQLGADRIADQLREAGAKADALHGGMTQGARTRTLADFKDGYVNVLVATDVAARGIHVDGIDLVLNVDPAGDHKDYLHRAGRTARAGRTGTVVSLSLPHQRRQIFRLMEDAGVDATRHIIQGGAAFDPELAEITGARSMTEVQAESAGKAAQQAEREAAQLTKELERAQRRASELREEADRLVARAARERGEDPETAVAEAATETAVQAQTEVSLPEQPTARDTERFERPERRDGFRRDDRGDRGDRGGRSFERRDDRGGFNRDRDRDRDRDRGGFRRDDRGDRGDRGERGGRSFERRDGDRGGFRRDDRGDRNGFRRDDRGDRGERGDRGGFRRDDRGERGDRSFDRDRGGRSFERRDDRGGFNRDGDRDRGGFRRDERGGHRGSDRPFNRDRQGDRPGFRSGASHDRPYGRRDDHRGGGSVGRREDKPRWKRNG
- a CDS encoding TetR/AcrR family transcriptional regulator, which produces MGRPRAFDTDQAVSTAAALFATHGFEGTSVDDLVTATGIHRGSLYKVFGSKRSLHLTALRRHLDHEIHPVTAAIATLTDPAQALTTATASYDNGPAAGLLLLAAAERAPHDPEVAALVAEGITALEEALRPSHGDAAPQLASTVLGSRLRLRALPTTTPKEY
- a CDS encoding HAMP domain-containing sensor histidine kinase, giving the protein MPLFWRIFLLNAVVLITATALLLGPVTVSTPVLLTEAAVLTVGLAAMLFANALLVRVGLAPLQRVTRAMSTTDLLRPGQRPEVAGRGEIAELISTYNTMLDRLEDERATSSARALSAQEDERRRIAQELHDEVGQSLTAVLLQLKRVADHAPVELREELSLVQETTRSSLDEIRRIARRLRPGVLDELGLASALKALTTEFGASTGLMVQHRLDPDLPDLGPEAELVLYRVAQEGLTNIARHAQARRAEVSLRRTPAGVDLQVRDDGHGIGAAAEGAGIRGMRERALLVGADLDVGPAPGGGTRVRLAVPVPVRGPAPVRAVPTVTAAPDRKR
- a CDS encoding dihydrofolate reductase family protein, coding for MPHPYVLLSAAVSLDGYLDDTGPERLLLSGPADFDRVDEVRASVDAILIGAGTIRADNPRLLVNSPERRAARVAEGRSAYPLKVSVSGSGDLDPAARFWHTGGEKVLYTTDEGAERARAHGLATDVVPLGAALDWRRLLTHLYDVYGVRRLMVEGGGLIHTQLLTQGLADELQLVLAPLFVGDPDAARLFGPGAYQGGRLRLLETRQVGDVVLMRYEPTAPGAGPLPVAADHHWLALACELAAQCPPSETAFSVGAVVVAADGTELARGHSREGGDPLVHAEEAALAKTDPTDPRLTTATVYSSLEPCARRASRPAPCARLILDAGVRRVVTAWREPDTFVADADGSGVLAAGGAQVVVLPEHEEAATAPNDHLIGR
- a CDS encoding DUF3040 domain-containing protein, producing MPQSDDQRLVDLAARIEQDDPHFARSLSSGRPAKPREYRYTRAWWVLGIGVVLLFIGLVMPHGLLIATGLVLSGIGVQLFDPYPPRRGSRYRNSAR
- a CDS encoding cation:proton antiporter — translated: MHNTTALLVELGAIILALGLLGRLAGRVGFSPIPLYLLAGLAFGHGGILPLQASEEFVATGAEIGVILLLLMLGLEYSASDLVTTLKTQYPSGAVDFVLNAAPGAVAALMLGWGPVAAVALAGVTWISSSGVIAKVLGDLGRLGNRETPVVLGVLVLEDLAMAVYLPILTALLAGVSLAGGSVTLLISLGTVGAVLYIALRHGRVVSRAVSSDNAEMLLLVVLGLTLLVAGVAQHLQVSAAVGAFLVGIALSKEVAEGAHGLLSPLRDLFAAVFFVFFGLHTDPADIPPVLLPALALAVVTMLTKIATGWFAARRAGIPAKGRWRAGGTLVARGEFSIVIAGLAVGTEPRIGPLATAYVLILVVLGPLTARWTEPLAGRLTRRKPDERQSTAAPVDQTEPAHASG